The genomic segment TGTGCAGCTCCAGTGCTAGCAGGTTGTCGAGGCTGAAGTTCTCGTCGATGGTGAACTCCGTGCCGGTCACCTTCATGAGAGACGACCAATGTCGGTCGCGCATGTCCGGAGAGCGCAGATCGGCAACCAGCGGCACGGAGGTGAGGAAGTTCTTGACGGATTCGTCCAGGCCCTTGTAGCaatcggcgtcgcggatctTCTTTGGCAGCGTCTTGGAATCCTTCTGGAATGCCTTGGTCTGATCTTCCATCTCCTCGGTGTTGATGTCGTCCCAGAGGTTTGCGCGCCACTTTGTGAACTGCACCTCCACGAGAGAAGAGAAGTCCCACACATCCTTCGCGTTGCGAAGATCCTCGTGGCACTCAGCTACACACGCAGTCAGTTCCTCGACAGCCTCCGGGAACTCAAACATGTTGGCTAGGTGAGTGAGCTCCTTCACGCTTTCATCGAGGCCGACCAGCTTGGTACGAGCCGCATCGAGCAACGGATAGGCACCCTTGAAACCAGTCTCATATTTGAATATGGGACTCTCGAGGAACTCTTTGCGGTAGGCAGCCGCGTTGTCGGTGCCATCCTTGATCTTCTTCCTGATGCCCTCAGAGCGGGCCTCTTGGACAGGGTTGACAGCCTCCCTGACTTCAGGAGTGAGATTTGCGATCGCCTCCCACTGCAATCTAGCCTCCTCTAGGCGCTTGTCATTGGCTGTCGTGGGTATCTTGGCCTTGTTGAGCATGAACAGGGTCTCATGAATGcagtcgagctcgaggtcgATGGCTTCTTTGCGCGTCCTGGCGTCGAACAAGGCCCCCATGACCTTCATGAGGACATCGAACGATTCTTTCAACTTCTCGGAGTCATCGGCCATGCCAAATGCACCCTCTGTCATGTTGAAGAATTTCTCCAACTTATCGAGCTGTTTGGACACACCATTCTTCATGCAGCTAGTAAAAGAGAAGTTGTCCGACAAGTCAGGATCAAGTGTCGCCACGACGTCGAATCGGTTGCCACCCGTGGACGAAACGGTCAAAAGCTTTCCCGCGTGCACCGTCGCCAGAGCGCCAGTGGGCTCGCATACGGAAGGGTCGGCGCGGTACATCAGCTTCCAAACGCGCTTGTTGCAATCGAAGATGAATGCGTCGTTGATGGGGTTCTCGTTCACTCCTCCATACAGCATCAGGGAAGAGTCGCTGACAGATTCCATCATGGCAAACGCACGTGCATCCGGGATGCCAGATCCCTGAAGAGGAATCAACTCCGCAACCATCACGTCTCCTTCGGGCTTGAGCATCACGAAGTCGTCAAGAACCACCTCCTTGTCTTCTTCCTCGTCCTTGTAAATACCACCAAAGATGTAGACAACATCACCGACGGTGCAAATTGCAGCACCCTTGCGCGGAAGAAACATGTCTCCCTCAATTGGGACCTCGTTCCACCTTAGTCTACCGGCGTTCAGGTCAACGGTGAGGAAGTCCTCAAGGCTAACTTTCCCGTCCTCGCCTTCTGTTTCACCGCCAAAGATCACAACCTTGCTCTGACCCATCATGGCAACGGCGGGAGCTGAGCGCACAACTGGCTGtgtggcgcccgcggcttcAGGTGAAAGCGGTCGCACTGGAGTGCTTGGAGCAGGCGTGCTGACACTCCCTGCTCCTTCATCTCCGGCACCTTCACCTTTGCTGGAAGCAGCTCCATCGCCATCGGCGGAtttcgcctcgtcgccatcaGCGGCAGGCTCAGCATCGCCATCAGCAGGAGTTGCCTCTTCAGCAGGAGGCTCAGCCTCGCCATCAGCAGCAGGCTCCCCGCTCGCCACAGGCGCGGGTGGCTCCTCGCCGTCAGCAGGCGCGGGTGGCTCGCCGTCAGCAGGCGCTGGAGGCTCGGATTCTTCAACTAcatcggcgagctcgggttcCTCAGCAGGGGCAGGAGATTCCATCGGCAGGAAAACCTCTGATTTTGCAGACGCCTCTGATTCGCGAATTTCGCCCTGTTGCGGCGAGCCTTCAGCCGAAGATCCGGAATCCTTCGCATGGCGTGGGCGCAAAGGCACGTAGCCTTTGATCCCGTCGATGATTTTCCATGACCCCGACACGCCGTCCGGGTCAGCCGTGAAGGTGGCCAGGTCTCCAAGCTCTTCACCCTTGGCACCGAGAGTGGTACCGCCGAAAACGACCATCTTACCGCCACCGGCCGAATCTTGACCCTGGACCTTGCGCGGCTCGGGTTGGCCATTGACAGGAGCCGTGCCCCAGGTCCACCCATCTTGCTTCGTCCTGAGTACGCTGACCCCGTTCTCGTCGCCACCATACAAGCACACCTGCTGAGGTCCGACCGATGTGAGCGCACCGTGCTTGCGCTtgagcggcgcgggaccCGACGTGCGCTGATACGTCCAAGGGTCTCCGAAGTTCATGTAGAAGGGGGAACCGCGGATGGGGATAATCTCCTGTGGCTCGCCAAGGTCATCGTAGCCTACATCGATGCGATAGCGTCCCGGCGTGGGGACCGTGTAGAACACTTCGTGCGTGCCGTTGTCGTAGTCGACGAGGCGTACCGAACCCTGGGGTGCCTTGGGATCATCAGCGTTGGTGACCTCGACGATGAACTCGTCGTCACCGGAGGTACGCTTTGAGTTGCAGGTGTCCTTGGCACAGATGAAGAACGGAATCTCAACCCCATATACGCCAGTGACATCCGAGTTGACACCGGGTCCGTACGCGATGCAGTTCGCGGCGGATGTGTTGGCAAAGTACCTAAACTTCAACTTGTTCACAGTCCAGCCTTCATCGTTGATGTTGACCCGCAAATTGACCTCGAGTGCGCCGAAATCTTCAAAGTTGGGCGTCTGGCAAGTGAGAGTATGCTCGTCGACGAATTTGCCTTGCGCAATCTTTTCGTTCTTGCCACTGCTGAAGGACACTTCGATCTTGTCCGACTCCTTGAACTGCAGACCGTGGATGACAATCTCGGATTCGCCAAACACGGGGCCAATGTCTGGAACAACCTTGGAGCAAGCATAGGGCGGACCAATGATGGGCGAAACGTTCAACGTCCAGGTGTCTCCCAGCCACCGGTTGCTCCAACCTCCAAACAGAATCACCTTGCATGTCTTAGGGTCGTAAGCCATCGCGGTGTCCTCGCGCACCACAGGTGGGCTACCAATCGCTTTTGGTGTGTTCCAAACCAAGGTGCCGCAGTCCATCACGTCAACGTGGTTCATGTACTCGTTCTGGCCTTTCTTTCCAGTGAGGCAGAACATCTTATACTTTGGCACAGACTCAATGGCGCTCAGCTGATGGTTCGAAATCTCCATCGTGTAAGGCGAAGGAGCCGACGTGCCTTCCTCCACCCACGTCATCgtgtcgaggtcgaggaagTGGGTGTCGTTGAACATGGCCATGTTATCGCGGCCACCGAGGACCACAAACTTGTTTGGGAACCAGGAAGCGCCGTGATCGAAACGCGGGCTCGGGCCGTTGCCGTTCAGCACGGGTTTGGACCAAGTCGCGGGCTTGGGGGTATCTACGTCATCGGGGGTTTCCATCTCCTCGAAAAACGTGCCAAAGTCTAGCACGAAGAGCTCGTTCGAGGACTTCCCGTGGCCGCTGTATCCGCCAAACACGAACATCTGGTTCCCAACAATCGTCGCGGTGTGGTGCGCCCTGGGGGAGGGCCTGTCCTCGgctcccccgccgcactTCAGCTCGTGCCACACGTTCTTCTTCGTGTCGTAAATCCACACATCGTCGTATCTGGCACGATGGTTCAGACctccgaagacgacgaggaagtGCTTCACCACGACGCAACTgtgcctcgagcgcggcggcaggCTTTCACCCTCAACCTCGGACCAGACCAGGAGCTCCGAATTGGTCAGGTCCAGCGTGTGCATCGCACCAAAGACGCAAGGTTTGCCTGTGAGGGATGGGAATAGAATCGACGGTCAGTGAGGTACGGTGTGGTGGGAGAGCCAAGATTTGCCGTGggtccatcggcgccggcgaacgGCCCGGTGGGTGCGCGCGAACAGTGCGTGCCGCTCTCTGGAGCGCAGCGCGAACCGCTACGGCTTACACGATACAGCAGGGCTCAGATCGGACACTTACCATCCTTACGCCCGGTACCTCCGAGCAGGTAAGCCTTTGTGTCCACCACCGTCAATGTGTGCCCGGAGCGAGCCTCGGGCGACTCCCCCTTCAGGGGAGCCTCCTCCCACGTCACAGACTGCAGATGGTTGGGTAGGAGAGGGTTTCGGGTCAGTACTAGTGTCCATCGGGGTCCGCGACCCGAGCACGTGGTCCACAAGGCCGTCGATCGGCTCGGGTCGGCAACCCAGCGGCCGGAAAGCAGCGTGGTTCTCCAAACGGATCCTGTCGGATGCTGTCCTCACTCGAAAAATGGGGGGAGATCGGGTGGCGCGGGTCGGGCCATACACCGGCCAGGGACGCACCATGGGTCCTGCTCAAGCGCCTTCCCCGGACAGGCGTTGCGGCAGTCTCTTCGCGAATCAAGTTGGCGTGCGTCTCCTTCCGTCGCGCGCCAACCTTCGGGCGTGGTGCGCCGGCTTGACACCTCTAAACAACAGAAAGCTGGCGAGTCTACGGATACCCGATTTGGCTTCCGTCCGGCAGCAGACTGGCTGGCAGAGCAGGGAGCTAGCTGCCTTCCGTCTTCAGTTGCAACGTTTCGCGCCAGACCAGACCGGCAACTGACAGACGGGGCAGACCCGTGATATTGGCCTTGGAGGAAACCGATGCGCAAATCACGATGACGTCCACTACAGCGCCTGAAGAGTCTCTCGAGTTCGCGGACAGGTACCCCGCGAGCGAGACACTCCTGGGCTTCCACGACTATGAGGCATTTTCTAAACTGCGGATGCCCGACTCGTGGGTGCCTGGTGAGCAAGCTGGACCGTCTGAATCGAAGGATTCCATACACATGTGCGGGTGGTTGGATAAGTATTacgccgacgatcgcggtACTAAGACTTGGAGGCCACGGTGGGTGTATCTGCTGGAAGATAGGCTCTGCTACGGCAGTGCAACGAGCACGGACAATGTCCCTCCACAGGTCAAGTACATCATGCTCGATCGGTTACCTGCTAGACCGGGAGGAAAGCTGGCCATCTCTCGGTTGAAGGTGTCGCCTCAGGGCTTGAATGGTCAGCCAGGTGTTGACTGCGCGTTTCACCTGGTGTGCGATAATCGCACGCACACATTCGCGGGGAAAACGCCCGAGGTTGCGTTGCGCTGGACAGAGAAGTTGGAGGAACTGGCCATGAAACGATTTAGCGCAACCAACACCTCGATGCCCTTCGAGTCAACTTAGCTAGCTAGACTTCACCTAAATCTCCCCCACATTAGATTATGCAAATGACGGCTAGCCTTCTATGGAACTCAAAGGACGATATCGACCTTCTCTCCATCGGTACAACGCGTGGATATTAGATGGAGCTCCCCATTGGAGCGTCCGTTTCTGTCCTGGTCGCTGTGCACCATGTGTTTAGCGCCGCTGAAGTCGACAAATATTCGATCATCACCATCAACTTCTTTTGGAGGAATGACACCCCATTTGCCATCGCCCCATGGCGTCACCAACGCACCTTTCTCCCCGGGTGCGAAACCTTTGATACCGGCCCACGTTCCAGGCTCACCGCTGACAGACATACGTTCGAGAATCTGTCGAGCCAGCTCAGATTCCTCCATCAAGGCGTCCCCTTCTTTAGAATTTTTTGGTCGGGCGAGACAAGGTTTTGCGAATGCCATCCCCTCTCCCCAGTTCCACTTCGATatcgcgtcgcgctctccCTTCAGATACTGCTCGATTAGGGTGACCATCCTTTGCGGCTTCTCCGGGTGATAATTCACGTGCACGCTGATGGGTCGAAGGGAACGACCGGATGCCCCGTCGTACAGCTCAGGATCGTACCTCATGTATCGAAACAGGTACTTGGTGTTCTGGAAACATGCGTAGTTCATAACGCGCTGGGACACACCGGCCGGTACCGATCTCCTATTCCCCGCGTTGGGCGCCTCCGACGTCCACATCCACACCTGCTCCTCATTGTACGCCGTCTGGTCCCACGTATTGCGCTCCGTCGCCATGCGTTCTGCCAACCGCGATACCATTCGCAGGGACTCTTTCGTGGCGGCGAGGTAGAACAACCCACTGTTACGAGCTGCGAGGCGACGCATGGGAGTCCCTCCAGCCCCTGCGTACGCAAAGCCGTAAGCGGACACGTCGTCCCAACCATCCGTCATCCCTTCCACATCCGAGTCGCCGTAAATGGCTGGCGCATCCACGTGGACCCTGTCAGGATCGGACTCGATCGTGGGCACTACAAGCCGCGATCCTCCAAAGGGATTACGCATCCACACTACGTCAACGTCCGAGAGTAAAACCGAAACACCCACGCTCAGAAACTCATGCAAAACTCTGAATTTGAGTCCGGAAGTTGCATGGTTGTCGGTTGCGCCGGTCAAGGACTTCAACTCTCGATGATAATAAGGCGCACCGCGTTCCTTGCACCAATCTGCTGTTTTCTGATCGAGAGCGACCACGATTGTATTGGTAATGTTGGCTGCAGCGACCCCATCCAAAAACAAACCAAGCATATACAGGATATTCGAGTTCGACACAGCTGCGAGCACCTGACGCTTGACAGCCACGCGACCAACTATCTTGCAAAGCTGTGAGAGGTCACCATCGCAGTTCACCGGGAAGTCACCATCAGGGGCGGCGATGTAGCGTAAAGCGCGGGGATCAGGTCCCACTCGATCGTGCATGTCAACCGCAGCGCAATTACCGTCATCGTCTTCCGCACCGATAGGTCCGTCACGCAGCACaaccgagcgcgccgcgtcaaAGGTTTCCGACGACAAAATTTTGTTTGGGTCCTCGGCTCTGGTGCCAAAACTGAACATGCTTTTCTCGTCTCCGTGCCAAGATTTAACCGGGAACCCCTCCGCGGCTTCCACAACCGCTGCACCACTTTTATGATGCCTGAAACATTTTGGTGGTAGCAACCTGAACGTGGCACCTGAGCGTtgcctcgcgtcgtgcgccggCATGAGCAGTTCGTCTGTGAGTGCAACGTCGGCATCGACATCGTCCCGATGCTCTCCGAGCCACACCGCCAGCCTGATCGATTCTCCGGTCGCACGTAAGAGCACAAGCGAGGAGAGAATATTAGGCACTGCCATAGATTGACTGTACGCAGACCAGCCCATGGCGGGGTCGCTCATACCCACCACGTCACCAAACATCCCCTCTCGGTATGTCACACCCTCCACGTCAGCCCCGCGCAGCCCCGGGATGTTTATCAGCGGGTTTGgaccgcggagctcgacgccgcggccaacgAGAAGGACATCAGACCCGATACTGAGaatagccgccgccgcgacatATTCGGGGCGTCCACACGGCCCGTCGCAATCCGGCTGGATGTAAGGAACATTTTCCTTTGCGGCTGTGGCAGCCGCATCGTCGTCACTAGCAACGAAGAGGACAGCCCTGGCGCCGGTCTTATCAGCAGCGGCGAGTGCCAGGGCGATCGTATCCTGATGCTTCTCGCCTCCAAACACCAGCATCACCGCACGCTCGATGCCATCGCTAGGAAGTAAGACATTGAGGACGTCGCACAGGCCCGGTATCGTCTCCCGCTTGTTGCATCCTGAGCCTGCCTTTCGGTAGAGCGGTTCGATCGGATTCACGACGCGGTCTCCGCTGTCGGCATCGCGATCTGCGGGGAAGCACTCCGCATCGGCCTCACCGTTCTTCTCCGCATTCTTTCCCCGCTCGCGTGTGCCCCAGTCCCGGGGTATCCAAACACCGCCTCGACTCGCCTCGTTCCGTCGCGAGACACGAGGCAACTCCTCCCGCACCGTCAcatcgcgcagctcgacgGACGAAGGCTCGGGAGGTTTGAGCGAGCGCAGCGTAGAATTTAGCTCTTCTTCATTTCCGTAGTTGTCATCGTCGTGTGTATTGTCGCTGAAATCGACCTCGAACCCGCCCTCATCGTCGGGCAGCGCACTTCTCCTCGGTGCAGCGCCCCTCAACCCGGCATCGCGATtatcgacgcgatcgacgagcCTGTCCACTAGCGCGCGCTGCTTCTTGTAATGCTGCACCAGAAGACTGTGGACGATCCATACGACGAACCCTAAGATCAGCAAAAACCTAACTAAGGCGCGCAGGCGACTCCGCCCCCTTTGCCTCTGCATCGGGGTGAGCTAGTGTTGAGTGGTCGTGGTCTCCTTCCGTGGAGCCTTACAAGTACTTGTATATTTTTTCGGTGCGCACGCAGCGTCGTTTCATTTTTCGGGGCACCATGGCTGGTCCCCGCCGTAACAGGTCCGCGGATGTTCAGGTGGACGATGTCCCTAAGAATCATCGCAAAGTATCGGACGATGATGCGGCTGACGATGCGGAGGACCCGGCCGAAGAAGCGGAGGTAGCGGaagaggaagaagaagaggaggaagaggatgAAGACCCGATCGAGTTGCTTAAAGCGCAGGGGGTGAGTGAAGATGTAGCTAAACGGATGCTCGAGAAAGCTGATGGCGACCTCGATGCAGCCGTAATGCTTATCGTGGAGCACCAAGAGCttgagaaggaggagaaagATCTAGCTAAAGTGATGGAGGAGTCGCTGCAAGAGGCTGAGGCCGAATCCCAAAAACGTCgggacctcgacgaggagcgaAAGCGCTCAGCCCCTGCAGAGTTCTTCCAGGGTTGTTCCTTCCTGGAACATCTCGGCGAAGATGTGGCGGCTGCACTGTTCTCTTCGGATGCGAAGGAGGACGTCATCGCCATACTTGATTTGGAGAGAAAGTGCAGACAGTGGTACAGGGCACGAGGTGGGGATGTCGCGGAATATTTTTCCCGGATAGCTGTCAAGGCAGTTGCGAATGTCGAGTATGAAGGCAAAGGCGGAGACGAGAGTGGAGAGCAAGACAACATCAAAGCCTCGAGCATGGAAACTGTTCATAGCCTGCTGGTTGCACATCTATCGGACCTGCAAGATGCGGTGTTGTCCCTTCCCACAATCCCCGGCACAATTCCTGCCATATTCGCGCCGATCGACGTGGAAAGCAAAATCGAAACAGTGGATCTCACGTGAGGTCATCGTACTACCGATCGTAGACTGATACTTGTTAGAACGATAGTCGCTAAAATCTCACAACCTAGTGGATATCATCATTGCATCTTCGCCTTCGCTGCGACGCCGTTGATAGAAAGGCAGTGAGTGTACAAGTCTGCGAGACCAAGGAATACCTGAATCAACACAATTTGAGTGCCCATCAGTGCGTATCTGCTGATACTCATGCCGATATCTTGCCAGCTGCCCTCCGTGGTGACCTGATAGAAGAAACGCGCCGCCATTAGATCGGATAGCACGACAAACACCAGGTATACAGGAAATGCCGGCACTCTCTGAAGCTTCAGAAGAGCTAAGAATGCGACAGCGACAGTTATCATCGGAATCAGTACCTTGAGCATCAAGAGGCCACCCATTAAAAAAGGGTTGAAGCGGGTGGTAAACCTATACACGCTGCTGATCTCGAATGATGCGACGCTAGCGATGTTACCAGTCCCAAAGAAAGCTGCGTTGATGAGAACGAGAAATATAGCAGCGTGCCTTATGTCCCCTGGTTCCAATTTGCGCAGATGCGACACAGACATGAACGTTAGTTCGCCTTTCTTTCCTCTGTAATCTATCTGATTCATTGCATACAGCTTTTGCATGCATCGCTCTAAGCACAGCCAGGCGAGCGTTGCGACCCCAAGCACGGCATAGAACAAACTCTCATACGAGATAGAAAACAATGCGTACACCGCTGCTGCTGCGAGATACACCGACGTGAATCGTGGCAAGGTTCTCGCTGGAGAGAAGAAGGGAAGAGGTGCAGCCACGATGGCAACACACCAAGCGGCAGCATGGAGGAGCCCGGGAATTTCAACCTTTGCTGCTTGAAGTTCATCCACTTTCCAGACGACAACACCAGCGGCGCACAACACAAATAGTTGAACGAGGAGCAACCTATTTCCTGGGCGCCCCTTCTTCGGATTTGAGTCTTCCGGGTCATCGCCAAAAATATCAGCAGGCCGGATGATGAACTGGATAATCAACGCCATGGCCGTGGTGCACACAACACCAGCGATCACGAGATTTGAGTCAGCATTTAGCTCAATAGGAAATGTAGTGAAGGGAGCGAGTGCTGCGAAAGCCAGGGCAGCAATCGCAGACGCAGCTGAAGCACTCATCACCACATGTCGTTGATCTCGAGAAATTTCGGGCATCCAACTTCTCGCCCCTACCCATCCTGAAAGCAGCAATAGAACGCCAGAAGCGGCAACAAACATCCAAGAGAACACGATTCGCTCGTGAAAACCGCGACACAAAagctgcgtcgccgcgacagcgacagcgatAGTAGCGAACGCTCGAGAAGCCTGATACAAACCCATTCTTGTATGTGCACTCGTCTTCAGAGAAATTTTTGAGAACACCGCCGATGAATACCACACGAAGTACAAAGGCAGATTGAAGTAGGCATAGTACGTCACTGGCGATCTCCTCAACGCCAATACAACGCAAACTACGCCCGCCGCTGCGAAAGCGACCATCGAATGTACTTTGTCCGCGTCGATACCATTGCCTTGATCCCGTGCAGTTGTATCCAGTTGCTCAAGAACTAGCTTGGACCCGAGGAAAACTATCCACGCCAAGAAACAAGCAGTGATGGTTCCCATCAGCAGCCAGCGATCGTACAGGTGGAGGTATGTAATGCCGTCGAGGCATTCACGAGCCAGTCTCTGTGCCATATCAATCGCATCGTTGTGATGCCCGCTTTGGCGCGCTGACACAGCATCACTTAGTCTGTCCTTGGCGAGTGCCAGAGGTTTGTATGCTTGCAACCCACTTGGCGAGAGGTACGCGGTTAGTGAGGACTCAGCAGTAATGGCTGACTTCCTCCGATACACCGACAAAAGCTGTGCAGCATTCGAGACGGCAGCGCCCGAGCGCAAATCCGAACGCCTTGGGCTCAAGTACGACACGGGGAGCACGCCCGAATTATGTATGGGTGGAGGGATGCCGAGCAAGGATGCACCCAAAGAGGCCACGTCGGCTTGTTCAATGTCGCACCGCTCCTCATCTTTGAGACCCCACTCTGCCTCCGGGGT from the Micromonas commoda chromosome 8, complete sequence genome contains:
- a CDS encoding ATP exporter family (ATP release), with the protein product SDTRMISSGQNRLVAFGIVLHALLVYALFDVHFTSPLVHGIEPVTAAFAGPASRLVVIVADGLRADRLFELEGRDGRETGAPRGEKVPRAPFLHAIARESGRWGVSHARPPTESRPGHVALLAGFWEDPSAITKGWQANAVEFDHLLNQSLAAWAIGAPSVVPLFSKGIPHVRSRMYAEELEDFAASSNHAALDEWVFDRAIEVLVGNITEDEQRAGATLETERSALEGDKVVFLLHLLGLDSAGHAHKPSGEGYAENIRVVDAGVRRLAAAFEERFGPEDGGTAFLFTADHGMSNRGAHGDGDPGCTETPFVAWGAGIASTASRTPVDIACVPRGKDAPTPEAEWGLKDEERCDIEQADVASLGASLLGIPPPIHNSGVLPVSYLSPRRSDLRSGAAVSNAAQLLSVYRRKSAITAESSLTAYLSPSGLQAYKPLALAKDRLSDAVSARQSGHHNDAIDMAQRLARECLDGITYLHLYDRWLLMGTITACFLAWIVFLGSKLVLEQLDTTARDQGNGIDADKVHSMVAFAAAGVVCVVLALRRSPVTYYAYFNLPLYFVWYSSAVFSKISLKTSAHTRMGLYQASRAFATIAVAVAATQLLCRGFHERIVFSWMFVAASGVLLLLSGWVGARSWMPEISRDQRHVVMSASAASAIAALAFAALAPFTTFPIELNADSNLVIAAAVYALFSISYESLFYAVLGVATLAWLCLERCMQKLYAMNQIDYRGKKGELTFMSVSHLRKLEPGDIRHAAIFLVLINAAFFGTGNIASVASFEISSVYRFTTRFNPFLMGGLLMLKVLIPMITVAVAFLALLKLQRVPAFPVYLVFVVLSDLMAARFFYQVTTEGSWQDIGMSISRYALMGTQIVLIQVFLGLADLYTHCLSINGVAAKAKMQ
- a CDS encoding predicted protein; translation: MTSTTAPEESLEFADRYPASETLLGFHDYEAFSKLRMPDSWVPGEQAGPSESKDSIHMCGWLDKYYADDRGTKTWRPRWVYLLEDRLCYGSATSTDNVPPQVKYIMLDRLPARPGGKLAISRLKVSPQGLNGQPGVDCAFHLVCDNRTHTFAGKTPEVALRWTEKLEELAMKRFSATNTSMPFEST
- a CDS encoding glycosyltransferase family 77 protein (candidate glycosyltransferase); protein product: MQRQRGRSRLRALVRFLLILGFVVWIVHSLLVQHYKKQRALVDRLVDRVDNRDAGLRGAAPRRSALPDDEGGFEVDFSDNTHDDDNYGNEEELNSTLRSLKPPEPSSVELRDVTVREELPRVSRRNEASRGGVWIPRDWGTRERGKNAEKNGEADAECFPADRDADSGDRVVNPIEPLYRKAGSGCNKRETIPGLCDVLNVLLPSDGIERAVMLVFGGEKHQDTIALALAAADKTGARAVLFVASDDDAAATAAKENVPYIQPDCDGPCGRPEYVAAAAILSIGSDVLLVGRGVELRGPNPLINIPGLRGADVEGVTYREGMFGDVVGMSDPAMGWSAYSQSMAVPNILSSLVLLRATGESIRLAVWLGEHRDDVDADVALTDELLMPAHDARQRSGATFRLLPPKCFRHHKSGAAVVEAAEGFPVKSWHGDEKSMFSFGTRAEDPNKILSSETFDAARSVVLRDGPIGAEDDDGNCAAVDMHDRVGPDPRALRYIAAPDGDFPVNCDGDLSQLCKIVGRVAVKRQVLAAVSNSNILYMLGLFLDGVAAANITNTIVVALDQKTADWCKERGAPYYHRELKSLTGATDNHATSGLKFRVLHEFLSVGVSVLLSDVDVVWMRNPFGGSRLVVPTIESDPDRVHVDAPAIYGDSDVEGMTDGWDDVSAYGFAYAGAGGTPMRRLAARNSGLFYLAATKESLRMVSRLAERMATERNTWDQTAYNEEQVWMWTSEAPNAGNRRSVPAGVSQRVMNYACFQNTKYLFRYMRYDPELYDGASGRSLRPISVHVNYHPEKPQRMVTLIEQYLKGERDAISKWNWGEGMAFAKPCLARPKNSKEGDALMEESELARQILERMSVSGEPGTWAGIKGFAPGEKGALVTPWGDGKWGVIPPKEVDGDDRIFVDFSGAKHMVHSDQDRNGRSNGELHLISTRCTDGEKVDIVL
- a CDS encoding predicted protein, coding for MAGPRRNRSADVQVDDVPKNHRKVSDDDAADDAEDPAEEAEVAEEEEEEEEEDEDPIELLKAQGVSEDVAKRMLEKADGDLDAAVMLIVEHQELEKEEKDLAKVMEESLQEAEAESQKRRDLDEERKRSAPAEFFQGCSFLEHLGEDVAAALFSSDAKEDVIAILDLERKCRQWYRARGGDVAEYFSRIAVKAVANVEYEGKGGDESGEQDNIKASSMETVHSLLVAHLSDLQDAVLSLPTIPGTIPAIFAPIDVESKIETVDLT